A segment of the Sphingobacterium oryzagri genome:
GTCAGGCTATTGATATCAATGCACAAGGACATCTAACAAAACATGTATCATGCATCAAAAAATTCAGGAAGTGCCGGGATTGCCCATCAACGACTATTATGTTTTTGATAAGGTAAAAAATGAATTGGTTGACACGAATAATGTGTTTAATCTGACGAAAAGGGAACAGCATATTTTTGACCTCATTCGCGACGGATTAAGCAGTAACGAAATAGCCGATAAGTTAAACCTCAGTCGACACACGGTGGATACGCACCGAAAGAATATCCTGAAGCGCACCAACACGAAAAATTTCTTTGCGCTGCAAATGAAATTCAACAGCGTGAACGAATCGATGACGAGTTTAGCGCGTTGATCACGACGAAACAAGATGAAAACGACAAGATGAAAAAGGCCGCAAATTATCTTGCGGCCTTTTTCATCTTGTCGTTATTTTTTGCATCATGTTAATATGTAAACCGCAATAGCGCGTTTACATCAGTAGCTTCTATAACAAGGCCTTTCTGAACTTGCGAAGTTGCTGGATCAAGCACATAAACCGTCGGATGTTCGCTGGTGGTGGTTATAGGAATATAAGCCTTTCCATTTTCGATTAACGGATCGCCAACTGATGAAATGGTACCCAAAGCAGGAAATCCCGCGCTAGCGCTCAACCAACTGAGGCTTCGGTTAGCTGTGTTCAACACAGCATAATTTGTTGCTACGCTTAAAGCAGTTGGGTTACCCGTTGTGTTGTAAAACTCCAGGAGGAAGTAGTTGTCGCTGATGTACCAAACACGTCTAAACTTATAGCCGCCAGACAATTGTTGAATGTTGACATAGAAATCTGGGTCAAAGCTTGTCGCGCCATTTCTAATGCGGATAACGCCGGCAGGTTTTGTTGTGGTGCTTTCAAAGGCACCAGAAAACACATACACATCGTTGTTTGGCCCTTTAGTGATCTGCGAAAACAGTCGTGATCGCATTCTGCCTGTGGAATAGCTTATTCTGTTGTCGCGGAAAATACGTTTAACGCGGAGATCAGCGTCAAACAAAGCCACCCATACACTATCTGGATAAGTAATTCTTCCCAAACCGTTTGTAGCCGGTGCAGCGGATGCGCTGGAAAGAAGTGCTGAAGTGTAAAAATCGCCGTTACCACCATCAACGATACCCGAAAAGACCGCATAATCACCGTTGCCCGTGAAGTTAGACGTTCTTATCGTTCTGGTTGCAAGGTTGTTATTATTAGCAAGGTCAATAAAGGTAAAAGAAGATACGGTGTCGCCTGCGGTTGAGCGAATAGCGCCCACGGATGTCACAATGTATTTGTCAAAATCACCGTACGTTGTAAATCTCGAGGTTATTTGAAAGTCAGATCCTTTTTTTACCAATTGGCCATTTGCGTTAAGCCCGTAAGCCAAGCCCACGCCAGGATCGCCTTGTGCATAAATTAATCCTGTTGCTGTCGATTGTTGGTTATTATACACCCAGGTGTAATCGCTAGCGACTTCAATTCCGTTACCTCTGATCGAAATTTGTCCTGATGTCAGATTGTCGGTCGTTAGTAAGTAACTTCCATCTGCGGATGTAGCAGAGATAAAATATTTAGATCCACCTTCGGCTTCCGGTTCTTCCGTTCCTCCACCGGGACTTTTACTACAGCCTACCGCGAAGAATACCGCTGCGCCCCACAGCATGGATGATTTCATTAAGTTAGCATAAACGTTCATCGTATAAAAAATTAAGTAAAAATTATAATATTGATTTAATGCTTTTTCATAAAATAGTACCTGAATTTGACGGAGAAAGCTCTTCCAGGCTTTTGCAAACTGAAGTTGTCATACAAAAGCTCATTGCTGAAATTGCGCGCTTCGAACGCCAGATTGTACTTTCCGCCGGCAAATACGTAGGTCACATTCGCATCATGTGATAATTGTCCGGGCACAACGTGTTTGTCTGCACCGTTGCCCTCCCAGCGCAAAAAGAATTCGTGTATATAGTTTAAGGCGTAACCTACGGTCAATACATCGTTCATTTTTAACATATTGCTGAAGTTGTAATTGGCGTCGAAATTACCGAAGGCGTATGGCACATTCGGCACGCGATCGTTGTAGGTCAGGCTGGGCAACGTAGAAAAAGAACTGGAAAACCGCTCCCTGTCGCGAAGGTTTTGATACGTAAATGTTCCGCCCATATCGAGCTTATTTTTATAATTATAGCGTAATTCTACGTTGACCCCCATATTGGCTACCCGACCATGGTTTTCACTGGAAGCTGTACCGGCGCTCGCGCCAAATACCGCCTGGCTGGCGATGCGGCGTATGTAATCGCGGGTATCGCGATACAGAAAACTGACATCGGCATATACATTGTGGTCGTTTCTAATCTGCGCATGGTAAGCAACACCTAAATTGTAGTTTAAGCTATTTTCTGCGCGCAAGGTCGAATTTCCAACTTCCAGCACTTCGTCTCCAAAGAGTTCGTTGTCTGTCGGTAGTCGGTAGGCTTTTTCAAAAGATGCTTTAATTTGGAAATCGCGGAAAAGATAGGTGCTTGCTATGCCGTAGCCCATTGCACTAAATGCGCGATCTTGCTGTGCAAACGACGAACGGCTGGCGACCGATGAGGTATCTACAGGCCCCGTTACATCTTGTGCGTATGATTTTAAAAACATCGATGTGACCCAGTTTTTATTGTATTGGAGCTGATATTCGAAGCCGAGGATATTCTTGAAACTCCGGCGCACCATCGTATCGGAAGCAGAAGCCAGATCTGTTGCAAAAGCGCGTTCGTCGGCGTTTCTTCGTTCATAGCCGGTGAAGACATTATTCAGTCTAAAACGATGTTTTTCTTTGTAGGTATAGCCGAGATTGGCGGTCACTGAGCCATTATTATTGTAAAACTCGGCCATGCTTTCTGCCGATTCGCCTATCGTGTTTGTGACGCGATAATCTCCGTTCCAGCTGTATTGTGCGGCAGCCGTATCAATATTCTGGTTGTAGTTTCGGTTGTAGTTTCCGTTGACATTGAGGTTCAAATTTTTGATAAACAGATTTTTCTTTTCGTAGCTAATCGACGGTAAGACACTATGCCCGTTTCGCTCACGCTTGCCAAAAGCAACCTGCATAATATTGGCATGTTGGATATCAGCCTGCTCTTGTCCTAAGGTTAGTCCAAACAATAAGCGGTCTGCCCAGGGCTTGTTTACAAAACCAACCTTGGCCATGATCGTTTCGTTATGATACGTATCGTGAAATCTTCTCACCCACTGATCTTCCATAGAATAATTTCCGGTCGCCACATCCAATATCCTGGTCTTCACGCGATAGCTATTATCCGAATAATTCTGGAAAGCATTGAGCTGAAAGGTAAAGCCTTTTTTTGTTGTATGTCCGAAACTTACATTCGTTCGGTGCGTGTTAAACGATCCATAGGAATACGAAGCGTCCACATAAGTATTGGCGGTTTGATTGGTCACAATGTTGATCACGCCACCAATCGCATCCGTTCCAAACTCGATAGGCACGACACCTTTATAGACCTCAATTCGGTCGGCGATATTAACGGGAATATTGTTGAGCTGGAAAGCAGATCCAAACCCTTGCATCGGCACACCATCCATAAAAATCTTTACATATCGGCCGGTAAAGCCATTTAGCGATACGGATAAATCCGATCCTACGCCGCCCGATTCGCGGATGTTAACGCCGGAGGCTTTATCCAGCAGGTGGGCCAAATCTAAATTTGTGTTATAGAAAGATTTGGCGTCAAGCGCAACCACATTGTAAGGCGATTCACGTACATTTGTAATCGCCGTTTTGCTGCTTACTTCCACATCGTCGATTTTTCGCTCTGCCGATGCATCGATGGTAAAATCAGCGAAATGCTTTCCTGGTCTAACGAGCTTCACGGTTTTGTGTACCGTTTTAAAACCGACATAAGAACAGGCGATCACGTGTTCGCCTAATGGCAGCCTGATAACGTATTTACCATGTTCATCGGTTACTGTCTGGCGTTTACTGTGCGCCACAGCAATGGTAGCACCTTCTAATGGCATTCCGTTTGCCTGGATTACTTTCCCAATCAGTATACCAGCTGTATTTTGCGCGCAAACATGTAGTGTAGCAGCCACCCAAATAATTACAACGCATAAAAATTTATTCATACAATACTATTAGTTATTAGACTAATTTTAAATAACTTTGCAAATGTATCGAATCAACTAAGTTGAAAATAGCGCATTTCAGTCATTTTATAACGCAAAAGGTATGCATGGTAAGTCAAAATTAACGGGGCACGTTTGGTCAATTTTCGATTTAGATTTTAAAAGAGTTGTTAATCAAACAGATTATATCAACGAGCATGTTTTAGTTAAGCAGGAGGCGAACTCGATTGAACTCTGTCGAAAAATGCTTTACAAAAATGGTTTATGTATTATTGATCTGTCGATGTACCTGCACGAGGGCGCAACGGACACCTTTCATATCGAAGGAGAGCATATTATTTACACGTTTTTTATAAACGGCAACTCCTATGCCACGAATCAAGACGGATCGGGCAGCTACGACATTACGATCGGCATGGGGCATCGACGGTATACGGGTGATTTTAATATACACGTGGACATGAAACCCGATAACGATGTTCGCTACTTTGCCATCTTTATGACGAAAGCATATTATCTTAATTTGCTTGATAATGAAAAATGGGCAACGCAGGATGCGCTGTTTCGTTCGGTTAAAAAAAACGAAATGATGAAGTCTCGAGCAGAATACTTCAATATTAACCACGCGATGATTAACCTCCTCTTTAACATGGATAGTCAGGCGTCGACCATCGATAATAGGACGCACTTTATCGAGTTAAAACTAAAACAGCTATTTTTATCCGTGCAAGACAGCCTGCTGCACGGCATAACCTCATTCACGGAACTACGGGAAGATGTGCACGTATTACAAAAACTACATGCCTATCTGACGGTTAACTATGTCGCTCCGCCGACGTTGAAAGAGCTGGCACGTCAATTCTTTTTAAATGAAAAGAAAATGACCAGCACGTTTAAAGCAAAATATGGCTTAACAATTCATGGTTACGTCACGAAACTACGTATGGAAAAGGCACAAAGCCTGTTGCTGGAAGGCAAACCGATCAAAGTCATTACGCTGGATTTGGGTTATCAAAGTATCTCACATTTTATAAAAACATTCAAATCATATTACGGATTCACGCCAACATTGGTCAAGAAACGCGTCCACACGATGAAATCCGTGATACCCTTGCTGCTATTCGTGCTACCGGATCATGCGCTCGCGTTATCCAGTTTGCCGTTTTAAACGAAGCAGGACCATCGACTAAGGTTTACATCTTTAATCCTTCGCTTCGTCATTGACGTAATACGCGATCGATTTAGAGCCGGAAACCTCTTTTTCTAAAATTCCATAATCGTGTAATACGCGAAGTGTATTGTACGTCGTCGCCCAGGAGATAGGATGCCTCTTCCGTAGAGAAAGCCAAAATTCTTCTACATCACAAACATTTCCAGCACGACAAATTGCTTCAACAATCCAAATGCGCTTTTGGCTAATGATGATTCCTTTTTCTTGCATGGCCGAGATAATGCGTTCGTACATGGGCTATTTTAGTATTAAGTTCCTACATCATAAAAATAGCCAACGACTTGGGGTCAAAATTGCTTTATCGGATCAAATGTTAACGGTAATGGGAATTTTTTGTAATAAGAAAAGCTATTCATTAACGAATAGCTTTTCTTATTACAATTAGTATGTCGATATTATGATGTCCGCTCGGTCGGAAGACTGAACCAGAAAGTAGATCCTACCCCCTCTTCGCTTTCTACACCTACTTTTCCGGCATGCCGCTCGATAATATCTTTACAAATAAACAGTCCTAATCCTAAACCGGAAAATTTAATAGACTCTTCCACGCGGAAAAAACGATCAAAGACCATATCTTTTTTGTCTGGAGAAATACCGATACCGAAATCGGTAACTGCAATGCGCACGTGATTGTCGTCTATGCTTTCCACATCAACGATCACATCTTGTTGACCTGGAGAATACTTAATGGCATTGGACAGGAAGTTTGTAATCACCTGCTCTATGCGGTGTCGGTCTGCTGAAATAGGCAAGCTGGTTGCCGAGCGCAATTCGATACGATGTGAGGTGTCTTCATTTTCAAAATTAAAGATCACATCGGTCAGAAGCTCATACAGATTAAATTCTGTGTAATTTAATTGCATTTTGCCCGCATGAATCTTGGTTACGTCCAGCAGATCATTCACCAGGAAGGTTAGCTTATCGGTTTGTTTCAAGCTTTTCGCCAGGAAATCGCCAATCATCGGCGTTGGTCGTCCTTGCGAAATGGATTTCAGACCAATTTGCAACATGCCTTTTAGACTGGTAATCGGCGTTTTCAATTCATGGCTGGCGATACTCATAAACTCGTCTTTCCTATTCATAAGTTGTCGCGTCGACAGTTGTGCTTTAACCAACTCGGTTACTTCAAATCCGAAGAAAGCGATACCATCTATTTGCTCCCGATCGTCAAAAATTGGTGTAAATAGATAATCTAACCACGCATAGCCGATTTCTTTGCCGTGGCTATCATATTTCTGCACCTTAAATGCTTTTCCAGATGTCGCTATACCGCTACGCAGTATTTCTTCGTCCGCCTTGTAAAGCGCACGATCTACACGTTTTTCGTGTGCATCGGCCGTCGCTACGCCAATTAGGTCAAAATCGGCATAAAAGTCTTTGAAAGCGGCGTTTGTATATTCATACGTGAGCGCCTTGCCGCGACGAATGGATATCAACGCCGGCACATGGGCAAACAACTCGTAAAACTCCTTCTGCTGCCGCAAGATAAAGTCCTGAAGCTCTTGTTTTCTACGCTCAGCCTGCTTAATATCGGTCACGTCAACCACGGATCCCACCATGCGGTAGGCTACGCCATTTTTGTCATGCTGTATACTACCACGATCTAATATCTCCGCATAATCGCCATCCATTTTTGCAAAGCGATATTCTGCTTGCCAGACTTCTTTCTGCTCGTTGATTGCTGTAAACACGCTATTACGAACCCGCTTGATGTCGTCTGGATGAATCTTTTCGTACCAAAAACTGGTGGTCTGTGTTTCTTCCGTACTTTCGTAGCCAAACATTGATGTGAAGTTTTGACTGCGCCAAATGGTATTGTTAACCAAATCCCAATCCCATATGGTGTCGTTCGTGGCCTGCGAAACCAGGTTAAAGCGGTCTTCGCTTTTGGTTAAGCTCAGCGTGCGCTCGCGTACACGAGTTTCCAGTTCGGTGTTTAAGGTTTTTAAAGATTCCCGTACGTTGACCAACTCGTTGTAATTCTTTTTCAAGCTCTGCTCGCTCTTTTTCCGCTCCGAAACATCGGTATAGGTTACCGCTACAAAATCGCCGATGTTTGTGGCTGTAACGATATACCATTGTTGGTTATCGAGTAGAATTTCCGTTTGAAGATTCTCTTCGGTGCCAACGATATCTTTCAGTTGTTCAAACAATTTGTCACTGTAAAGCGCAGGCAGCTGCTTGCGCAAGAGCAGATTTACCATATTGCCATGTTGTACTTCGGCAATGCTTTCGGCCGTATTATTTGCCGTAAAACACTTGAAATCGACAATCTCACGACGTGCATTGCGTACCGGCGTAAACACCAGAACGGCGCTTAAACTGGTTTTAAAAACACCGACAATAATATTGCTGAGTTCACTAAGCGTGGTGATATCTACAAACGTGATGATGACGCCATCGATTTGACCATCAATCCGCACGTAAGGCAGTATACGGAGCAAGCAAAGGCGACCATTTTTCAGCTCAATCTCACGTTCCGGGATAGCATTCGCGGTTTTGAGCGACTCGTCAATGTCTTTCAAAAAATGATCGTAATGAATATTGTTGGAGATATGATTGATCGGCCGGCCTATATCCGCCTCAATCAGATTGACCATATCTACCGCTGCTGGATTAAATTTCCGTATTCTGCCACTGGCATCGACGAATATCTGCGCAATATCGGCACTTTTAAAGTAGTTGTTAAGATCGTCATTGAGTTCGATAAGCTCTTTAATCTTTTGCTGGTGCTCCGCATTAAGGGTGTGCAGCTCTTCGTTAAGCGACTGCAACTCTTCATTGCTTGATTGGAGCTCTTCGTTGGCCGAGAGCAATTCCTCATTACTCGATTGCAATTCTTCATTCGTCGTATCCATCTCCTCGATCGCAATTTGCAGGTTGCTACGCACCTCGCTCAATTCGCTTTCCAATTCGAAAAGATAACTCGTCTGGTGTTCATCCGTTGCAATCGGCGGTGCCGCGCTAATCGCATCCAGGTCTGTATCGACTTGTCTAAAGACGATCAGCGTAAATGGTTTTTCAAGATCGGCATTCGCCGGACTTACCTCAATATTGACAACAATATCGTCTGCACCATGCTTAATTTTTAGCCGTTTAAGCGATTTACTTATATTCTCTTTCCATACAGCACGAATGGTGTTGTTTAACAGGTATGAAATCTCCTTGGGCACCATCTTGAGCAAGTTGACTTCCAACCTTTTGTCTGGCAGCGAGAGAAATCGCTTGTAGTTACCTACTGTGTCTTTGATCTCGAAATTTTTGTCGATAAATACACCTACTAAGCCATATTGCTCAACCACATATTGTTGAAAGAGCTCTTCCGATGTTTTCTTTGGCTTTTTCGGTAAGGTTATCGGGAATTGACGCTTTATACCAGAGCGTTCGGTTCCTACAAACTCTGTCGTTCTGGGTATGTTACCCGTTTTTTGAAAAATCTTCCATTTACTGTTGATCTCTTTCACACCATCCTTGATCGGATTAACAGTTTCGCTAGGCCCCAGGAACAAAAAGCCGTTGGGATTGAGCGAAAAGTGAAACGTATTTAAGATGTTTTGCTGCAACAGGCTGTTCATATAGATCAGCATATTACGACAGCAAATCAGGTCGTTTTTGATAAACGGCGGCGTTTTAATCACGTTGTGTTTGGCAAACACTACTTGCTTTCTGATATGTGGAACAACAGAGATACTTTGCCCATCCTGGATAAAATATTCGTTAAAAAGATCTTCTGGGATATCTTTTTTAAACGACTCGGGGTAGCTGTTTCTGGATGCAATTTCCAGACTAGCTTCATCGATATCCGATGCGAAAATCTTGATATCGAGTTCTTTGCCTGCCTGTTTGACGTAACGATCTACTAAAATGGCTACGGAATACACTTCTTCTCCGGTGCTGCACGCGCAAACCCAAATTTTTACCACATCTTTATCGATTTTGCTGTCGATAATGGCTGGAATAACCTTCGTTTCTAATATTTTAAAAGCGGCCTGATCGCGAAAAAAACGTGTCACACCTATTAAAAACTCTTTTCCGAGGGTTTCCACTTCCTGCTCGCTGTTTTTAAGCGTTTCCAGGTAGGCGTCAACCGTTCCTATATTTAAGGCTTTCATGCGCCGCCCGATGCGACGATAGATGGTGGGCGTTTTGTAGAGCGAAAAATCGTGGTCGGTGCGTTGGTGAACCAATTCAAAAACCTCATTGACCACTTTTTCTTCCACTTCACCATTTTCAAGTGCACGCACGGGCGCCAGGCTGATGTAATCTGCCAGCTTTTCATACATCATGGATACGGGTACGGCATAATCCACATTGCCAGATTTAATGGCATTGACCGGCATGCTGTCAAATCTCGCCGTTTGCGGATCTTGCGCAATAACCATCCCGCCGTGCTCTTTAATCGCCTCAATGCCCAGAGTTCCGTCGCTTCCAGTTCCAGACAATACGATGGCAATTGCCTGGCTTCCACTATTTTTTGCCAAACTCACAAAAAAGTTATCGATGGCATTGTTCGGCACTTTTTCGCCTTTGAGACTCAAGCGCAAACGCCCATTACGTATCGTAATAAGTTTATCGTTGGGTATGACATAAACGCAAGAGCGTTCAACCTGTTGGTTTTCGGTCGCTTCGAGCACTTTCATGTGCGTGTGCTTAGACACCAATTCTACTAACAGGCTTTTATGATCAGAAGAAAGATGTTGGATGAGCACAAATGCGGCATCAATTTCAGCCGGAATGCGATCAAAAAGATCGTGGATTGCTTCCAGTCCACCCGCCGATGCCCCCACACCTACCACATACTTTGGAGCTGGATATTGTTTATTTGCCATGGCTAAAATAAATATTACGATTTGTACTCAAGCAGAAAACTACGGATGGTACTGGCAATCTGGAGTTCTTGTTCATGCCAGGGTTGCGACGTTTGGTTGACGGTCTCCAGCCATATTTTAAATGAATGCCGCGGATGGTAAGTCGAACTATCTGCTTCAAAATTGATGGCTTGATGCGGATTACCACCCCATTCTACGGTTTTCACCACTTCCGGGCGGAAACAAACCAGGTAATTCGCTTCTGCTCCAGCCAGTGGAATCACGAGCATACCGCTAGCTTTTTCACTAAAGTCTGCTGCATCTTCTAGTGCACCTACCAGATGATGCGTGGCGTAGATTTGTGTAATATCCTTGGCTTGCAACCACAAGTGTAAATTATCTAAAAAATTACTATCCGGCGTATCGCCTGCCGTATGCTGTTTGCCTTTAAGATAAAGCACCGCACCGCTGCCCTGAAATAAATCCAACACCGAAACCTGCGTGTTAAAAATACCTTTAACTAAGCCGTCTTT
Coding sequences within it:
- a CDS encoding chemotaxis protein CheB, whose amino-acid sequence is MANKQYPAPKYVVGVGASAGGLEAIHDLFDRIPAEIDAAFVLIQHLSSDHKSLLVELVSKHTHMKVLEATENQQVERSCVYVIPNDKLITIRNGRLRLSLKGEKVPNNAIDNFFVSLAKNSGSQAIAIVLSGTGSDGTLGIEAIKEHGGMVIAQDPQTARFDSMPVNAIKSGNVDYAVPVSMMYEKLADYISLAPVRALENGEVEEKVVNEVFELVHQRTDHDFSLYKTPTIYRRIGRRMKALNIGTVDAYLETLKNSEQEVETLGKEFLIGVTRFFRDQAAFKILETKVIPAIIDSKIDKDVVKIWVCACSTGEEVYSVAILVDRYVKQAGKELDIKIFASDIDEASLEIASRNSYPESFKKDIPEDLFNEYFIQDGQSISVVPHIRKQVVFAKHNVIKTPPFIKNDLICCRNMLIYMNSLLQQNILNTFHFSLNPNGFLFLGPSETVNPIKDGVKEINSKWKIFQKTGNIPRTTEFVGTERSGIKRQFPITLPKKPKKTSEELFQQYVVEQYGLVGVFIDKNFEIKDTVGNYKRFLSLPDKRLEVNLLKMVPKEISYLLNNTIRAVWKENISKSLKRLKIKHGADDIVVNIEVSPANADLEKPFTLIVFRQVDTDLDAISAAPPIATDEHQTSYLFELESELSEVRSNLQIAIEEMDTTNEELQSSNEELLSANEELQSSNEELQSLNEELHTLNAEHQQKIKELIELNDDLNNYFKSADIAQIFVDASGRIRKFNPAAVDMVNLIEADIGRPINHISNNIHYDHFLKDIDESLKTANAIPEREIELKNGRLCLLRILPYVRIDGQIDGVIITFVDITTLSELSNIIVGVFKTSLSAVLVFTPVRNARREIVDFKCFTANNTAESIAEVQHGNMVNLLLRKQLPALYSDKLFEQLKDIVGTEENLQTEILLDNQQWYIVTATNIGDFVAVTYTDVSERKKSEQSLKKNYNELVNVRESLKTLNTELETRVRERTLSLTKSEDRFNLVSQATNDTIWDWDLVNNTIWRSQNFTSMFGYESTEETQTTSFWYEKIHPDDIKRVRNSVFTAINEQKEVWQAEYRFAKMDGDYAEILDRGSIQHDKNGVAYRMVGSVVDVTDIKQAERRKQELQDFILRQQKEFYELFAHVPALISIRRGKALTYEYTNAAFKDFYADFDLIGVATADAHEKRVDRALYKADEEILRSGIATSGKAFKVQKYDSHGKEIGYAWLDYLFTPIFDDREQIDGIAFFGFEVTELVKAQLSTRQLMNRKDEFMSIASHELKTPITSLKGMLQIGLKSISQGRPTPMIGDFLAKSLKQTDKLTFLVNDLLDVTKIHAGKMQLNYTEFNLYELLTDVIFNFENEDTSHRIELRSATSLPISADRHRIEQVITNFLSNAIKYSPGQQDVIVDVESIDDNHVRIAVTDFGIGISPDKKDMVFDRFFRVEESIKFSGLGLGLFICKDIIERHAGKVGVESEEGVGSTFWFSLPTERTS
- a CDS encoding DUF4374 domain-containing protein, yielding MNVYANLMKSSMLWGAAVFFAVGCSKSPGGGTEEPEAEGGSKYFISATSADGSYLLTTDNLTSGQISIRGNGIEVASDYTWVYNNQQSTATGLIYAQGDPGVGLAYGLNANGQLVKKGSDFQITSRFTTYGDFDKYIVTSVGAIRSTAGDTVSSFTFIDLANNNNLATRTIRTSNFTGNGDYAVFSGIVDGGNGDFYTSALLSSASAAPATNGLGRITYPDSVWVALFDADLRVKRIFRDNRISYSTGRMRSRLFSQITKGPNNDVYVFSGAFESTTTKPAGVIRIRNGATSFDPDFYVNIQQLSGGYKFRRVWYISDNYFLLEFYNTTGNPTALSVATNYAVLNTANRSLSWLSASAGFPALGTISSVGDPLIENGKAYIPITTTSEHPTVYVLDPATSQVQKGLVIEATDVNALLRFTY
- a CDS encoding TonB-dependent receptor plug domain-containing protein, translated to MNKFLCVVIIWVAATLHVCAQNTAGILIGKVIQANGMPLEGATIAVAHSKRQTVTDEHGKYVIRLPLGEHVIACSYVGFKTVHKTVKLVRPGKHFADFTIDASAERKIDDVEVSSKTAITNVRESPYNVVALDAKSFYNTNLDLAHLLDKASGVNIRESGGVGSDLSVSLNGFTGRYVKIFMDGVPMQGFGSAFQLNNIPVNIADRIEVYKGVVPIEFGTDAIGGVINIVTNQTANTYVDASYSYGSFNTHRTNVSFGHTTKKGFTFQLNAFQNYSDNSYRVKTRILDVATGNYSMEDQWVRRFHDTYHNETIMAKVGFVNKPWADRLLFGLTLGQEQADIQHANIMQVAFGKRERNGHSVLPSISYEKKNLFIKNLNLNVNGNYNRNYNQNIDTAAAQYSWNGDYRVTNTIGESAESMAEFYNNNGSVTANLGYTYKEKHRFRLNNVFTGYERRNADERAFATDLASASDTMVRRSFKNILGFEYQLQYNKNWVTSMFLKSYAQDVTGPVDTSSVASRSSFAQQDRAFSAMGYGIASTYLFRDFQIKASFEKAYRLPTDNELFGDEVLEVGNSTLRAENSLNYNLGVAYHAQIRNDHNVYADVSFLYRDTRDYIRRIASQAVFGASAGTASSENHGRVANMGVNVELRYNYKNKLDMGGTFTYQNLRDRERFSSSFSTLPSLTYNDRVPNVPYAFGNFDANYNFSNMLKMNDVLTVGYALNYIHEFFLRWEGNGADKHVVPGQLSHDANVTYVFAGGKYNLAFEARNFSNELLYDNFSLQKPGRAFSVKFRYYFMKKH
- a CDS encoding helix-turn-helix transcriptional regulator gives rise to the protein MHGKSKLTGHVWSIFDLDFKRVVNQTDYINEHVLVKQEANSIELCRKMLYKNGLCIIDLSMYLHEGATDTFHIEGEHIIYTFFINGNSYATNQDGSGSYDITIGMGHRRYTGDFNIHVDMKPDNDVRYFAIFMTKAYYLNLLDNEKWATQDALFRSVKKNEMMKSRAEYFNINHAMINLLFNMDSQASTIDNRTHFIELKLKQLFLSVQDSLLHGITSFTELREDVHVLQKLHAYLTVNYVAPPTLKELARQFFLNEKKMTSTFKAKYGLTIHGYVTKLRMEKAQSLLLEGKPIKVITLDLGYQSISHFIKTFKSYYGFTPTLVKKRVHTMKSVIPLLLFVLPDHALALSSLPF
- a CDS encoding helix-turn-helix transcriptional regulator → MHQKIQEVPGLPINDYYVFDKVKNELVDTNNVFNLTKREQHIFDLIRDGLSSNEIADKLNLSRHTVDTHRKNILKRTNTKNFFALQMKFNSVNESMTSLAR
- a CDS encoding transcriptional repressor, with translation MYERIISAMQEKGIIISQKRIWIVEAICRAGNVCDVEEFWLSLRKRHPISWATTYNTLRVLHDYGILEKEVSGSKSIAYYVNDEAKD